In the genome of Deltaproteobacteria bacterium, the window GATCGTTATTGATCCCAGACGCATCCCTCCAGCGGAGAAGGCCAACCACTGGCTGCAGCTTCGCCCGGGAACAGACGGCGCTCTGGCCCTGGCTATGATCAACACCATTATCTCAGAAGAACTCGTGGACCAGGATTTCATTGAAAATTACACGGTCGGTTATGAAAAATTGGTCGAACACGTCCGCCCCTTCACCCCTGAATGGGCGACCTCGATTACACGATTAAAGACCAAAGACATCCGGGCTACAGCACGAACTTACGCCGCCGCCAAACCAGCCTGCATCCAGTGGGGGAACGCCCTGGATATGAGCGCCTGCAACCTGCAGACGGCGCGGGCAATATTGATCTTGAGCGCTATTTGCGGAAACTTCGACCGGCCTGGCGGCGATGTCCACTGGGTTCCACCTGAACAAGTGAAACAGAAATCTCCCTTCATCAATCCGGGTGTCTTTGGCGGTCGGTTTTTACCTCCTGATAAGGCATCACGCCGTGTTGACCGACACAAATACCCGTTAAGCGGCGTAACGCATCCGCCGTCTTACTGGCGCTCCATCGTGACTGGTGATCCTTATAGAATACGCGCCATGTGGATTGTGGGCTCCAACCCTCTGGTGACCAATACTCATTCTCTGGAAGTCGAACAGGCCTTGAGGCTGCTCGAATTTACCGTGGTTTCTGATTTCTTCTTAACGCCGACCGCTCAGCTGGCGGACCTGGTGCTGCCTGCGGCCACCTGGCTTGAGCAGGACGATATAGCGAACTTGCATAAAATATGGTGCGTCCTGGCCAGAAAGAAGGTGGCGCAAATCGGTGAGGCGCGCGACGACAAGGAGGTGATGATTCAACTCGCAAACCGTCTGGGCATGCAGGAAGCCTTTCCCTGGAAAGACCTGCGCGAATACCACGACTGGGTCCTGGAGGATACCGGCCTGAATTTTGATCAGTTCTGCGCGCGCGGCATACTGATGGGAGAGATGCGCTATTACAAATATAAACAGGATGGTTTTAACACGCCTTCAAAAAAGGCGGAGATTTATTCGAGTGCGCTGGAGAATATGGGGTTATCACCGCTGCCAGTTTATCGAGAACCGCCCATCTCACCCATATCCACTCCTGATGTGTATAAAGAGTACCCGCTGATATTAACAACCGGCGCTAAGATTAAAACATTCTTCCACAGTGAAGGACGCCAGATCGAATCGCTTCGGCGTGCGAACCCTGACCCTCTGGTCGAAATACATCCCGACACCGCATCATCCCTGAATGTTAATGACAATGATTGGGTCTGGATCGAAACCCAGGAAGGCAGGGTGCAAATGCGCGCCAGACTTTTTGACGGCATGGCCAAGGACCTGGTCTGCGCCCAGCATGCCTGGTGGTTTCCTGAAGACGAACCGCCCGAGTATGGCTGGAAAAAATCCAGTGTGAACCTGTTGTTCGGGGATACGGATTATGATCCGGATACAGGCTCAGAGCCGCTGCGCAGCGCGCTCTGCCGGGTTTATCCGGTTGGATTTAAAGGGGCTGACTAATCAAATCCCGTCTTTTCCCATTCCGGCGGATAATGTCGTTCAGATTCATATGACCCGGCCATGGGGACCTATCAATTAAGAGCATTGCTCTGTAAAATCTATAAAGATACTTAGCTCTGATTCAGGCTTCATTAAGGAGGCTT includes:
- a CDS encoding molybdopterin-dependent oxidoreductase, which gives rise to MSQKRVVRSACRMCHGVCQVLVHLDGDRVVKITGDPESPVSKGYICPKGVASIELLYHPDRLIYPLRRTGKRGENRWERVSWDAALDEITERLSAIKQENGPEYFGMSQGTGRPYMNLAPRFANAFGTPNYTSVGHICYAPRVIASILTLGRLPVCDVYGFGGEKPACVVLWGCNVTYTGASDGMCGGMVEKAMQKSEKLIVIDPRRIPPAEKANHWLQLRPGTDGALALAMINTIISEELVDQDFIENYTVGYEKLVEHVRPFTPEWATSITRLKTKDIRATARTYAAAKPACIQWGNALDMSACNLQTARAILILSAICGNFDRPGGDVHWVPPEQVKQKSPFINPGVFGGRFLPPDKASRRVDRHKYPLSGVTHPPSYWRSIVTGDPYRIRAMWIVGSNPLVTNTHSLEVEQALRLLEFTVVSDFFLTPTAQLADLVLPAATWLEQDDIANLHKIWCVLARKKVAQIGEARDDKEVMIQLANRLGMQEAFPWKDLREYHDWVLEDTGLNFDQFCARGILMGEMRYYKYKQDGFNTPSKKAEIYSSALENMGLSPLPVYREPPISPISTPDVYKEYPLILTTGAKIKTFFHSEGRQIESLRRANPDPLVEIHPDTASSLNVNDNDWVWIETQEGRVQMRARLFDGMAKDLVCAQHAWWFPEDEPPEYGWKKSSVNLLFGDTDYDPDTGSEPLRSALCRVYPVGFKGAD